In Sphingopyxis sp. CCNWLW2, a single window of DNA contains:
- the nuoK gene encoding NADH-quinone oxidoreductase subunit NuoK yields the protein MISVGHYLAVSAVLFTLGVLGIFINRKNIIVILMAIELILLAVNINLVAFSAALGDLVGQVFSMFVLTVAAGEAAIGLAILVIYFRGRGTIAVDDANRMKG from the coding sequence GTGATTTCGGTCGGCCATTATCTCGCCGTTTCGGCGGTGCTCTTCACGCTCGGCGTGCTCGGCATCTTCATCAACCGCAAGAATATCATCGTCATCCTGATGGCGATCGAGCTCATCCTGCTGGCGGTGAACATCAACCTCGTCGCGTTCAGCGCGGCGCTCGGCGATCTCGTCGGGCAGGTGTTTTCGATGTTCGTGCTGACCGTTGCGGCGGGTGAAGCCGCGATCGGTCTCGCCATTCTCGTTATTTACTTCCGCGGCCGCGGCACCATTGCCGTCGACGATGCCAACCGGATGAAGGGGTAA